Below is a window of Brevibacillus sp. DP1.3A DNA.
TGATAGGTACAATCAGGTCTTTTGAGATTACATACGGGACGAATGGGTGGCATCCGCACATTCACATTTTGATGTTTTTCACGCATGAAATTGATATGGAAGAAGTAGAGGACGAGCTGATGGAGCTATGGCTGCTGGCATTGTCGTCTACTGGTTTGAGTGCGAATCGGAAGTATGGCTTGACGCTGCAAGACGCTGAAAAGGCTTCGGACTATGTTTCGAAGTGGGGCGTTGAACATGAGATGACCAAGAGCCATTCAAAAAAAGGGAAACAAGGCGGTATGACGCCTTTTGACTTCTTGCGTGAGTTTCTATCTACGGGTAATAAAGCGATGCTAGGATTGTTCCAGGAGTATGCAGAAGCGGTCAAAAGAAAGCGGCAGTTGAGCTGGAGTAAGGGATTGAAGAAGATGTTTCTTCTGGAAGAAAAAACAGATGAGCAGCTGGCGAATGAAAAAACGGAGGAAGCGGAGCTGATCGGTATCATCGAGGATGAGGTATGGAAGTGGATTGTACGTACTGAAAAGCGTAGACAGTTCTTGAGTTTAGTAGAGAAACACGGTGATGTGGAATTGGCTTTTGATATTTTACTAGAAGACTATCCAGATGGAGATGATGGCTGACGTTCTAGGAAGCTCTGTGTGCTTTTTTGATGTGGGGCGGCTCCTTTAGGTAGGGGTGAGTGTAGAAAATGCAGAATAGACCCATTCTAGGCGGTCTGATGACGTGTGTCAGATTGTGGACGAACCATAGAATGGGCTATTACGAGAGCATCTACCTTACAGCCAGTTTCACAGGCGGCTGTGTTCCTCGCCGTAAGGTAAATCTCTGGCATTAAGACTTGTTGTTTTAGTCTTTGAGCAGTCTGATTAGTGCAATCAGAAACGACCCGAAGGTAAACAGTAAGCCGAGTATCGCGACAAATAAAGCTATGACTGCAACGAGTTCCATTTGCTCCACTCCTTTCCTTCGATAATGTCATTCTCTGGAATTATAAGGAGGAGCGTTTGGAATATAACGTTTGGGGTGTCGAAGCATTCGTAAGCTCAGGAAGGGAGTAGCTGCGTGGGGAATTTGCTCCGGAAAATCCTTGCGGAAAGTTGTATTTTCCGTACGTTTTCCGGTAGAGGTAAGCGGAAATTGCTGCGTCTATTTCTGCTGCTTTGTGGTCATGAACTTTGCTTGGAGCTGTAGCTTTCTTTTGCTGAAGGTGGACTCCTTATGACCCAAATGTCCGAACTGTGACCAAATTTGTGGTCTTCTTAGTGCTGTGTTCTGGCAGGCTTTGCCTGCCAGGTGGCACCTTATCCTGATAATGCCGTTACATCCCCAAATTTCCGCAGTTGAGCACATGGAAAAACGTTATGCTTATTTGTGCTGTTTTTGTTTTTTTGACTGTGGTCTACTTGGAGCAGTTCGGATCGTCGAGACGAGACACAATATTGCGGTCAAGAATGAAAAAAGCCCTCCATTTTGAAGGGCTTTCTTCGGATCACAAAATGGGGAAGGCCTTTTTCTTAATTTCTTACAGATTCTGCGACTTTAATCAAATCCTCTTTCGCTAAATCGCCTTTGGACAAAATGTAATGACTTACTCCATCCTTATGCCAACTCAAAACAATTATTTTTTGGTCCGGCATTTCTAAAATTTCGCCTTCAACTCCTTGGATCTCAATAGGTTTTACCCCTTCGTCACCAAGAGATATCCGACCTTTTTTAACCGTATGTTCAAACCAGTCCTCGTTATTGTTTTCATTTACATACTTCAAAACAATTTCTTTTTGCTCCTCAACATTTGGAGCTACACCATTGCCAAACTTTTTGGGTGGTTCATTATAAATGGCTTCACTTAATTTATAGCCATCTGGAAGCTCAATGGGGGCATCAGCATCTAAACTAGCTGCGAAACCATGTTTACTTAACTTTTCTAGTGGAATAACTACTGGCTTCGAAACAATATGATGATCTGAAATTTCAGTGTGTTGTCCCC
It encodes the following:
- a CDS encoding DUF4367 domain-containing protein, with amino-acid sequence MKKGVIITGVLALMTIIPSAYAMSSGGQHTEISDHHIVSKPVVIPLEKLSKHGFAASLDADAPIELPDGYKLSEAIYNEPPKKFGNGVAPNVEEQKEIVLKYVNENNNEDWFEHTVKKGRISLGDEGVKPIEIQGVEGEILEMPDQKIIVLSWHKDGVSHYILSKGDLAKEDLIKVAESVRN